From Microbacterium rhizosphaerae:
GTCCGCATACTCGACGATCGTCAGCGGGGCGTCCACCGGACCGCGGATGTGGTCGCGCGCCGGGTCGACGGGCCGGTTCAGCTTCGCGCCCACGGCTCGCGGAGGCCGCACCCGATCACCGACGCGGAGCACCGTCCAGCCGATCGCGAACGCGAGGACGGATGCGACGAGCACCCCGACGCGCGCGAGGTTCTGCGTGTGCGGGTCGGAGATCGCGACGGGCACGAGGAACAGTGCGATCGTGAAGCCGATGCCGCTGAGGGCCGCGCCGCCCGCGATGCGCGTCATGCCGAGGCCCGGCGCGAGCTCTCCGAGGCGGAGCCGGCGCAGGAGGGCCGTGATCCCGGTGATGCCGACGAACTTGCCGACGACGAGGGCGACGACGATCCCCCACGTGACCGGGGAGGCGGCGGCATCCATCAGCGTCTGCGGGTCGAGGGGCACGCCCGCGTTCGCCAGCGCGAAGATGGGCAGCACGCCGAGGGCGATGTAGGGGCGCCACGCGGCGTCGAGCCGCTCGTTGATCGAGAGCGAGTCGCGCACGCTCCGCGCGAGCGCCGAGGCGTAGTAGACGTTGGGCGACTCGCGGAACGCCTGGGTGAGCTCCGCGGCGCGCTCCACGTCGCGGCGCCGCGGCGGGAAGACCGGGATGAGCAGCGCGACGGCCACACCGGCGAGAGTGGGATGCACGCCCCCCAGCAGCACCAGCACCCACAGCGCCGTGCCGAGCACGGCGTACGAGAAGCCGCGACCCTCCGGCAGGAAGCGCACGAGCGCGATCGCGACCATGCACACGCCGGCGAGGACGAGCGGCAGCAGCTGGACCCCGCCGCTGTAGAACAGGGCGATCACCGCGAGCGCGCCGATGTCGTCGACGACCGCGAGGGCGAGGAGGAACGTCCGCAGGCGCGCCGGGAAGACCGGGGCGATCAGGGCCAGAGCGCCGATGAGGAATGCGGTGTCGGTCGAGATGACGACTCCCCAGGCGTGCGCCTCGCCCGTCCCCGCCGTGATCGCGACATAGAGGAGGGCCGGCACGATCAGTCCCGCTGCGGCGGCGGCCGCGGGAAGCACCGCCCGCCGCGGCGATGCGAGCTCGCCGATCGTCAGCTCGCGCTTGACCTCGAGGCCGACGAGGAAGAAGAAGAACGTCATCAGTCCTTCGTTGACGAGCCCGTGGACGGTGAACGTCCACGTCGCTCCGCCCACGCCCAGCCGCACCGGCGTCTCCCAGAAGTGGGCGTATCCGTCGCCGGGCAGGTTCGCCCAGATGATCGCGACGACCACGGCGCCGAGCATCAGCCCTGCGGACAGCCGGTCGCCCCGACGCTTGTTCGACATGTGCGCAAGGCTACAGAATCAGGTGTGCCCGAGACCGAATCGCTCGTCCAAGCGCCGCCGCCGGAGATCTCACCGGACGAGGCTGCCGATCTCGCCGCCGCACTGTTCGGTGTCACCGGCTCCGCGCGGCCGCTCGGCAGCAACCAGGACCTGAACTTCGTGATCGACGACGGCGTCGCGCCGCGGCTCCTGAAGATCGCCAACCCGGCCACTCCGGCCGCGGAGCTCGAGGCGCAGTCTCGGGCCGCCGCCCGTATCGCCGAGCGCTCCGACGTCCGAGTCCCGATGCCGCACGTCTTCGACGACGGCACCTCGGTGCGGGCCGTGGAGCTCGAGGGCGGCATCGCGCACGCGCGGCTTCTCGACTTCCTGCCCGGGCGGACACTCTCGGGCAGCAGGTACCTCTCCCCCGCGGCCATCCGCGCGATGGGACGGCTGGCGGCATCCGTCGATCTCGCGCTCGCCGGCTTCGCCGACCCGGGCGCCGAGCGGACGAACCAGTGGGACCTCCAGCACGCGCCCGCCGCATTGGCGGCGCTGCTGCCGTCGGTGGCGGACACCGCGCTGCGCGCCCGGCTGCGCTCGACGGCGGAGTCGGCATGGCGCGCGGTCGCCGTGCACGCCGAGTCGCTGCCCCAGCAGGTCATCCACGGCGATCTCACCGACGACAACGTGGTGACGACGGATGGGCGCGTGCCCGACGGCGTCATCGATCTCGGCGACCTCGGGCGCACGTGGCGCGTGGGTGAGCTGGCGATCACGCTGTCGTCGCTCCTGCACCACGACGGCGTCGACCTCCCCGCCGCTCTCGAGGCCGTGCGCGCGTACCACGAGGTGCTGCCGCTGGCCGATGCCGAGCTCGACGTCCTGTGGCCCCTGCTGGCGCTGCGCGCCGCGGTGCTCGTCGCGAGCGCGCACCATATCCTGCTCACCGACCCGGGCAACGAGTACGCCGCGGAGAATCTCGCACACGAGGAGCTCATCTTCGAGGCCGCCGTGTCACTCCCGCTCCCCGTCGCCACGGAGCTCGTCCGGCACGCGGTGGGAGCGGATGCTCCTCCCCTGCGCACGCCGTCAGGACGCCTGATCCGGCCGCGATCCACGCCAGGACTCCTCGACCTCTCCGTCGACAGCGCGCTGCTCGATGAGGGGCGCTGGCTGGATCCGGATGCCGAGAGCGAGCTGCTGCGGGCGGCGACGGCTGAGCACCCCGTCGCGACGCGGTTCGGCGAACCGCGTCTGACCCGGTCCCGTCCGTACGCCCACGACGGGCCGGCGAACGTGCCGCTCGGGCTGGACTTCGCGGTGCCCGAGCCCGTCGCGCTGCAGGCGCCATGGGACGGCGTGGTCGACCTGTCCGGGGATCTCGTCGCCGGCGGCCTGCGCCTCCGCCTTCGTGGTGCGAGCGACGTCGTGGCCGGTCCCGTGCGCGAGGGCGAGGTCTTCGCCGAGGTCGTCGACGTCGTCACGATCTCGCTCGTCGCCGACGGCGTCGACGTCCCCGAGTTCACGACGGCGGCACTCGCCCCGGCCTGGCGCCCGTTCGTCGCCGATCCCTCCCCGCTGCTCGGGCTTCCGCCGGCCGCGATCCGCACGTCCGACGCGGGTCGCCTCCTGCACCGGCGCGAGGAGCACGTCGCCGAGGTGCAGGAGCACTACTTCGACGAGCCGCCGGTCATGCTGCGCGGCTGGCGGGAGCTGCTCGTCGACGAGGACGGCCGCGTCTACGTCGACGCGCTGAACAACGTAACGTCGATCGGGCACGCGCATCCGCTGCTCGTCCACAACATCGCCCGGCAGTGGAGCCTTCTGAACACGAACTCGCGGTTCCACTACCCGCAGATCGCGGAGTTCGCGGAGCGGCTCGCGGGGCTTCTGCCCGACGGGCTCGACCAGGTCTTCCTCGTCAACAGCGGCTCCGAGGCCGTCGACCTCGCCCTGCGCCTCGCGCAGGCGCACACGGGCCGGAAGGACGTCGTCGCCGTGCGCGAGGCGTATCACGGCTGGACGTACCTGACGGATGCCGTGTCGACCTCGGTCGCCGACAACCCGAGTGCGCTCGAGACACGGCCGGAGTGGGTGCACACGGTGGACGCCCCGAACCCGTTCCGCGGGGTGCATCGCGACGACCCGTCGAGGTATGCGGTGGATGCGGTCGCCGAGGTCGAGCGCCTCGCCGACGCCGGCACCCCGCCCGGGGCGTTCCTCGCCGAGACGCTGTACGGCAACGCCGGCGGCGTCGCGCTGCCCGCGGGCTACCTGGAGGCGGTGTACGCGGCCGTCCGCGCGCACGGCGGGGTCGCCGTCGCGGACGAGGTGCAGGTCGGGTACGGCCGGTTGGGTCACTGGTTCTGGGGCTTCGAGCAGCAGGGCGTCGTGCCCGACATCGTCGCGGTCGCGAAGGCGATGGGCAACGGGCATCCCCTCGGCGCGGTCATCACGACGCCGGAGATCGCCGCGTCGTACCGGTCGCAGGGGTACTTCTTCTCGTCGGCCGGCGGGTCGCCGGTCTCGTCCGTCGTGGGACTCACCGTGCTCGACGTCATCCAGTCCGAGGGGCTGCAGCAGAACGCGGCCGAGGTCGGCGGCTACCTCAAGGAGCGGTTGCAGGAGCTCGGCACCCGCCATCCCCTCCTCGCCACCGTGCACGGGTTCGGGTTCTATCTGGGCCCCGAGTTCGCCCGTGAGGACGGGGCGCCCGCGACGGAGGAGACGGCGGCGATCTGCGACCGGATGCGGCGGCTCGGC
This genomic window contains:
- a CDS encoding aminotransferase, whose product is MPETESLVQAPPPEISPDEAADLAAALFGVTGSARPLGSNQDLNFVIDDGVAPRLLKIANPATPAAELEAQSRAAARIAERSDVRVPMPHVFDDGTSVRAVELEGGIAHARLLDFLPGRTLSGSRYLSPAAIRAMGRLAASVDLALAGFADPGAERTNQWDLQHAPAALAALLPSVADTALRARLRSTAESAWRAVAVHAESLPQQVIHGDLTDDNVVTTDGRVPDGVIDLGDLGRTWRVGELAITLSSLLHHDGVDLPAALEAVRAYHEVLPLADAELDVLWPLLALRAAVLVASAHHILLTDPGNEYAAENLAHEELIFEAAVSLPLPVATELVRHAVGADAPPLRTPSGRLIRPRSTPGLLDLSVDSALLDEGRWLDPDAESELLRAATAEHPVATRFGEPRLTRSRPYAHDGPANVPLGLDFAVPEPVALQAPWDGVVDLSGDLVAGGLRLRLRGASDVVAGPVREGEVFAEVVDVVTISLVADGVDVPEFTTAALAPAWRPFVADPSPLLGLPPAAIRTSDAGRLLHRREEHVAEVQEHYFDEPPVMLRGWRELLVDEDGRVYVDALNNVTSIGHAHPLLVHNIARQWSLLNTNSRFHYPQIAEFAERLAGLLPDGLDQVFLVNSGSEAVDLALRLAQAHTGRKDVVAVREAYHGWTYLTDAVSTSVADNPSALETRPEWVHTVDAPNPFRGVHRDDPSRYAVDAVAEVERLADAGTPPGAFLAETLYGNAGGVALPAGYLEAVYAAVRAHGGVAVADEVQVGYGRLGHWFWGFEQQGVVPDIVAVAKAMGNGHPLGAVITTPEIAASYRSQGYFFSSAGGSPVSSVVGLTVLDVIQSEGLQQNAAEVGGYLKERLQELGTRHPLLATVHGFGFYLGPEFAREDGAPATEETAAICDRMRRLGVIIQPTGDFQNVLKVKPPMVFTRESADAFVDALDRVLSTGW
- the nhaA gene encoding Na+/H+ antiporter NhaA — encoded protein: MSNKRRGDRLSAGLMLGAVVVAIIWANLPGDGYAHFWETPVRLGVGGATWTFTVHGLVNEGLMTFFFFLVGLEVKRELTIGELASPRRAVLPAAAAAAGLIVPALLYVAITAGTGEAHAWGVVISTDTAFLIGALALIAPVFPARLRTFLLALAVVDDIGALAVIALFYSGGVQLLPLVLAGVCMVAIALVRFLPEGRGFSYAVLGTALWVLVLLGGVHPTLAGVAVALLIPVFPPRRRDVERAAELTQAFRESPNVYYASALARSVRDSLSINERLDAAWRPYIALGVLPIFALANAGVPLDPQTLMDAAASPVTWGIVVALVVGKFVGITGITALLRRLRLGELAPGLGMTRIAGGAALSGIGFTIALFLVPVAISDPHTQNLARVGVLVASVLAFAIGWTVLRVGDRVRPPRAVGAKLNRPVDPARDHIRGPVDAPLTIVEYADFECPFCSRATGSVDAVLAHFGDEVRWVYRHLPLDRVHPHATAAAVAAEAAAMQGRFFDYGPVLFASQDHLEPDDLCRYAHELGLDVERFIVDLRSPEAARRVEDDRMDAELMDLHSTPTFFIGGKRHLGAYDSGTLIRVLEASRQTVRE